The region CGGCACGGTCACCGCCCTGTTGATCTGGCACGGTGTGCGCGACGCCGGCCCGATCCCGCGCCGGCTCGGCATCGTGGCGATCGTCCTCGTACCGGCCTACGTGCTGTTTCTCCTGTTCGACGACCAGTTGCTCGGCGGACCGCTGGAAGTCCCGGTGTTCCCGCTGGCCGGCTGGCTCGCCTTCCGGCTGTGGCGGCACATGCGGACCAGCACACGGGTCGCCGTCAAGGCGGGCGGCGACATCGTCTTCGCGCTGACCGCGGGTTCGGTGCTGGTGCTGTTCCTGGCCTGGCTGGCGAACGTGCTGGCGCTGGCCCCGGCCGAGGTCGGGGTGATCAAGCGGGTCGCGGCCGCCGTCCGGGACGCCGTCGAGCTGCCACCGTGGGTATGGGCCTGCGCTTATGTCGCGCTGACCGGCGGATATCTGCTGGCCGCGCTGGGGCCGCGCCGGTTCCAGTCGATTCCGCGTCGCCTGGGCGCACTGCACGTCGTCCCCGGCATGGACGCGGTGCGCAGGACGTTGACCATGACCGGCATCGGCCTGATGGCGCTGGCGTTCCTCGGGCTTGTCGTGCCGCTCACCGCGAGTACGTTGCTGGGCAACGAGGTTCGCCAGCGGTACACCATCGCCGCGCAGGACGAGTTGGCGGCGCGCGACCGGATCGCCGTGTACCAGGCCATTACGACGCAGTTGCCCAGGTCGCCGGTGCGACTGGCCGTGCTGGCCGAACTGGTCGACGACGTGCGCCGCGCCGAGCCACCTACCGCCGGCACCGACGCGCCGACTCCGGCCGAGCTGAACCTGGCGCACCGCCTGGGGCAACTCCAGGCGCAAACGCTTGTCGGACCGTTCAACCGGCCGCAGGCGGTCGCGACCGAGGCCGAACTCGACCGTCCGATCCGGAACGTCGACGATCTCGACGACCGATTGACCCAGCAACAGCAGGCGGACGACCTGACCACGACACGGCGGAAACAGGCGGAGACGGCAGCCGAACTCGCCGCCGCCACGGTGACCAGCCTGTTGGACACCGTGCACCTGGGCAGCTCCGAGGTGGTCGGCGTCGTGCGGGAGTACCTGGACGGTCTGGCCGAATCACCGCTCGGCGAGGTCTTCCTGGCCTGGACCCAGCGCCTGCTGCCCGGCCGGCCGCCGTCCGCGACGCTGGTCGTCGAGCCGGACCCGGAGCGGCTGAACAACGCGGCCCGGACGCAGCTGTTCGTGGAGCGGATCACCGAGGGCGGCCCGGTGGTACCGGACCTGTCGCCGTCGCCGAAGGGCACGGCCGCGTTGGTCCGCTCGATCGTCACGGCCGAGCACACGACGATCGGCATCGAACAGGAACACGTCGAGTGTCCGGACTGCGGGCGGCCGGGCGAACCGCCCGTCGAGGAGCACGGCCCGGTCGGATGAGCTCAGGTCGGGATGCGGTAGCGGAGGTGTACGACGCCGTTGCCGAACCGGCGGTCATCGATCAGCTCGAAGTCGACGCGGGTGTCGCTGGTCAGCGCGGGCTTGCCTCCGCCGAGGACCACGGGCCAGACGAACAGTTGGTACTCGTCGACCAGCCCGGCCTGGACGGCCTGCGCCGCGAGGTGCGCGCCTCCGATCAGGACGTCGCCGCCGGCCGCGTCCTTCAGTTCCTGCACCGCGGCGCGGTCGAAGCGGCGTTCGATCCGGGTGTTGGTGGTGGACACCGCGTCCAGGGTCGTGGAGTAGACGACCTTGTTCGGCGCCTGCCATGCGGTCGCGAAGTCGCCCATGAGGTCGGACTGCGCGGCGATGGCGGCGTCGGTCTCCCACACGGCCATCGTTTCGTACAGGCGCCGACCGTAGAGGAGCGTGCACACGGACCGCAGGAGGCCGGTGGTGAACGCGAATACGTCGTCGTCGTACGGGAACAGGTCGAAGACGCCGCGTTCGTCCTCGATGTAGCCGTCAAGGGACACGTTCGTCAGATAGATCAGCTTGGCCATGGCCGGTCAACCTACTGTTCCTGGTAGAGGTGGGCCAGCAGACCGAGCGCGCGTTCGAACACCTCCGGGGTGACCAGACCGGGGGCCAGGCGCTGGTAGATCTGCAGGCCGACCACCAGCGCCTGGCCGATGGCCCAGGCCTGGACGGCCGTGGCCCCCGAGGTGAGCTCGTCGCCATCGGCGTCGGCCAGTTCCTGGAGGCGGCGTTCGATTCCGCTGCTGTAGCGCTGCAGCAGGTCCGGGGCACGCAGCAGCGCGGCGAAGAACTCCAGAAACATTGCCAGCTCCGCCTTGTCGCCGGGCTCCTCCACGGCGACGGCGCGGCTGAACTCCGCCAGCCGCTCGCGCAGGGGCCGCGACTCGTCGTAGAGCATGGTCACGTGATTGGGGGTCGCGTCCCGGCCTGCTTCGATCACGGTGAGCAGGAGATCCTCCTTGCTGGCGAAGTGCCCGTAGATGGCGCCCTTGGTCACCTCCGCCGCCTCCGCGATCTGCTCCAGCGATGTCGCGGCGTAGCCGCGCTCGAGGAACAGCCGCTGCGCCTCCGCCAGCAGCCGCTGCCGCGTGCGCTCCTTGGACTCCGCTCTGGTCACCCTGGCCACGCCCTCATGCTGCCACATTGGCATACCACAGGTTTTGGAGTACCGTCGGTATCCGGATACCATAGGTACATGAACTGGGGGAGGATGTCGAGGATGGGTCTCGGAGAGCGAGTCAAGAATCACGTCGTCGAGCCGGCCGTGCTGCGGCTGTTGCAGTGGCGAGGCGATCCGGTCGCCCGGCTGCTGCTCCCGGCGACGAAGGCCGATCCGTACCCGCTGTACGCGCGGGTGCGGGAGCGCGGCCTGGTGCGCAGCCCGCTCGGCCCGTTCGTCGCGGCCGACCACGCCACGGTGGCGAACATCTTGCGGGACCGTCGGTTCAGCAGCTCGCCGGTGCACCAGCGCGGCTATCGCCCGCCGTCCTACCCGCCCGGTGATCCGCGGGCCGGGCTGCCCGCATCGGACCTGCTCACGATGGACCCGCCCGACCACACCCGGCTGCGCCGGCTCGTGGCCGGCGCGTTCACCCCGAAGACCATCGGCGGACTCGAGCCGTGGATCCGCGACGTCGCGGTCCGGCTACTGGCGGCCGCGGACGACGTGGCCGGCTTCGATCTGATCGACGCGTTGGCCTTCCCCCTGCCGATCGCGGTCATCTGCCATCTGCTCGGCGTACCGACTGAGGACCA is a window of Sporichthyaceae bacterium DNA encoding:
- a CDS encoding dihydrofolate reductase family protein; the protein is MAKLIYLTNVSLDGYIEDERGVFDLFPYDDDVFAFTTGLLRSVCTLLYGRRLYETMAVWETDAAIAAQSDLMGDFATAWQAPNKVVYSTTLDAVSTTNTRIERRFDRAAVQELKDAAGGDVLIGGAHLAAQAVQAGLVDEYQLFVWPVVLGGGKPALTSDTRVDFELIDDRRFGNGVVHLRYRIPT
- a CDS encoding TetR family transcriptional regulator; this translates as MARVTRAESKERTRQRLLAEAQRLFLERGYAATSLEQIAEAAEVTKGAIYGHFASKEDLLLTVIEAGRDATPNHVTMLYDESRPLRERLAEFSRAVAVEEPGDKAELAMFLEFFAALLRAPDLLQRYSSGIERRLQELADADGDELTSGATAVQAWAIGQALVVGLQIYQRLAPGLVTPEVFERALGLLAHLYQEQ